A stretch of the Clostridium fungisolvens genome encodes the following:
- a CDS encoding thymidine kinase codes for MSKLYFRYGAMNSGKSTHLMQVAHNYEERGMNILIIKSSTDKKGGDKLVSRLGVERTVDLLAKKDDNIFEKVSQWVELNGKIHCILVDEVQFLKNYQIDQLLEIAVVKDIPVICYGLRTDFQMNGFEGSERLLLIAHSIEEMKTICKCGNKAILNGRKINGRFVFEGEQIAIDNVDDVEYESLCGDCYFKYKKSRN; via the coding sequence ATGAGTAAATTATATTTTAGATACGGTGCTATGAATTCAGGAAAATCAACTCATCTTATGCAGGTGGCACATAACTATGAAGAAAGAGGAATGAATATTTTAATTATAAAATCATCTACTGATAAAAAAGGTGGAGACAAGCTAGTATCTAGATTAGGAGTAGAAAGAACTGTAGATTTACTTGCTAAAAAAGATGACAATATTTTTGAAAAAGTATCTCAATGGGTAGAATTAAACGGTAAAATACATTGCATATTAGTGGATGAAGTTCAATTTCTTAAAAACTACCAAATAGATCAGTTGCTTGAAATTGCAGTTGTAAAAGATATACCTGTAATATGTTATGGATTAAGAACTGATTTTCAAATGAATGGTTTTGAAGGAAGTGAAAGACTACTATTAATTGCACATAGTATTGAAGAGATGAAGACTATATGTAAGTGTGGGAATAAAGCTATATTAAATGGTAGAAAAATAAATGGTCGCTTTGTTTTTGAAGGTGAGCAAATAGCCATAGATAATGTGGATGATGTAGAGTACGAGTCTTTATGCGGAGATTGTTATTTTAAGTATAAAAAGTCAAGAAACTAA
- the rpmE gene encoding 50S ribosomal protein L31, translating to MREGIHPEYHNDAVVKCACGNTFTTGSVKSELKVEICSKCHPFFTGKQKIIDVGGRVDKFKKRFGLEK from the coding sequence ATGAGAGAAGGCATACATCCAGAATACCACAACGACGCTGTGGTTAAGTGCGCATGTGGAAACACATTTACAACTGGTTCAGTAAAATCAGAACTTAAGGTAGAAATATGCTCTAAATGCCACCCATTCTTCACTGGTAAACAAAAAATCATTGATGTTGGCGGTAGAGTTGATAAATTCAAGAAGAGATTTGGTCTTGAAAAGTAG